The following are encoded together in the Oncorhynchus gorbuscha isolate QuinsamMale2020 ecotype Even-year linkage group LG03, OgorEven_v1.0, whole genome shotgun sequence genome:
- the si:dkey-20d21.12 gene encoding uncharacterized protein si:dkey-20d21.12 has product MAKPPPTPITSVSSPTTPVFFTRISDRDLTEIELHSVESINDLHRTHPEYNHKGSRRPPLPPAPSTNGNPHLRDRPVVCQTGHPMTSLWQRTFRDLLTPTSFRYTVIALMLLMLLLIFYFLVQQGSTLRSLTKAVRERQAAALEISQLIQELQALCHNLSAITGGL; this is encoded by the exons ATGGCAAAACCCCCTCCAACCCCTATCACTTCAGTATCATCCCCTACCACTCCAGTATTTTTTACCCGGATCAGTGATCGGGACCTAACTGAGATCGAGCTACATTCCGTGGAGTCCATCAACGACCTACACCGAACCCACCCAGAATACAACCACAAAG GCAGCAGacgacctcctcttcctcctgctccctcCACCAATGGGAACCCCCATCTCAGGGACAGACCGGTGGTCTGTCAGACGGGGCATCCAATGACAAGTCTATGGCAGAGGACGTTCCGAGACCTGTTGACGCCCACCTCGTTTCGATACACCGTGATAGCACTGATGCTATTGATGCTACTTCTTATCTTCTATTTCTTAG TGCAGCAGGGCAGCACTCTCCGGTCCCTAACTAAggcagtgagggagagacaggctGCAGCCCTAGAGATCTCTCAACTCATCCAGGAGCTGCAGGCGCTGTGCCATAACCTCTCAGCCATCACAGGAGGACTCTGA
- the LOC124031781 gene encoding aminomethyltransferase, mitochondrial-like isoform X1 yields MVAVLSRKQNSEYGVERVGDGEVFMERVFVCKKDTIRFPRPEGVSTERWTRISREAGEACFKFREQSPWGRDRGKFMESNDCWRCSRADGQPGPSMAQVLQSGLTDDLSKLTFMTSTLATVFGIQGCRLTHCGYTGEDGVEVSLSLVSGTSVEISVPKSGVVAVTEHLLANSEVKLAGLGARDSLRLEAGLCLYGNNIDESTIPVGGGATLLWTIGKRRRQAKDFPSAEINLPQIKVKTARKRVGLVSSGPPVRQHTPILSPEGKVRSPVVAPPPA; encoded by the exons ATGGTCGCTGTTTTATCGAGAAAGCAGAATTCCGAGTACGGAGTCGAAAGAGTTGGCGACGGCGAGGTGTTTATGGAACGTGTTTTCGTCTGCAAGAAAGATACGATTCGGTTCCCGAGACCGGAGGGAGTGTCTACAGAGCGCTGGACTCGGATTAGCCGCGAGGCAGGAGAGGCATGCTTCAAATTCAGAG AGCAAAGTCCATGGGGGAGAGACCGAGGGAAATTCATGGAGTCTAATGATTGTTGGAGATGTAGCAGAGCTGACGGACAACCAG GTCCTTCCATGGCCCAGGTGCTCCAGTCGGGTCTGACAGATGACCTCAGCAAGCTGACCTTCATGACCAGCACCTTGGCCACAGTGTTTGGGATCCAGGGCTGCAGGCTGACCCACTGTGGCTACACCGGAGAGGATGGAGTGGAGGTGTCTCTTTCACTTGTTTCTGGTACTTCAGTAGAG aTCTCAGTGCCTAAGTCTGGCGTGGTGGCCGTGACTGAGCACCTGTTGGCCAACAGTGAGGTCAAGCTGGCCGGACTGGGGGCGCGAGACAGTCTGCGGCTGGAGGCAGGCCTCTGTCTCTATGGCAACAACATCGATGAGTCTACTAttcctgtgggggggggggcaaccctgTTGTGGACTATAG GAAAGCGGCGGCGTCAGGCGAAGGATTTCCCCAGTGCGGAGATCAATCTTCCCCAGATAAAGGTGAAGACAGCGAGGAAGCGTGTGGGTCTGGTGTCCTCGGGACCCCCTGTCAGACAGCACACCCCCATCCTCAGCCCAGAGGGAAAG gtGAGATCACCAGTGGTTGCCCCTCCCCCTGCCTGA
- the LOC124031781 gene encoding aminomethyltransferase, mitochondrial-like isoform X2, which produces MVAVLSRKQNSEYGVERVGDGEVFMERVFVCKKDTIRFPRPEGVSTERWTRISREAGEACFKFREQSPWGRDRGKFMESNDCWRCSRADGQPGPSMAQVLQSGLTDDLSKLTFMTSTLATVFGIQGCRLTHCGYTGEDGVEISVPKSGVVAVTEHLLANSEVKLAGLGARDSLRLEAGLCLYGNNIDESTIPVGGGATLLWTIGKRRRQAKDFPSAEINLPQIKVKTARKRVGLVSSGPPVRQHTPILSPEGKVRSPVVAPPPA; this is translated from the exons ATGGTCGCTGTTTTATCGAGAAAGCAGAATTCCGAGTACGGAGTCGAAAGAGTTGGCGACGGCGAGGTGTTTATGGAACGTGTTTTCGTCTGCAAGAAAGATACGATTCGGTTCCCGAGACCGGAGGGAGTGTCTACAGAGCGCTGGACTCGGATTAGCCGCGAGGCAGGAGAGGCATGCTTCAAATTCAGAG AGCAAAGTCCATGGGGGAGAGACCGAGGGAAATTCATGGAGTCTAATGATTGTTGGAGATGTAGCAGAGCTGACGGACAACCAG GTCCTTCCATGGCCCAGGTGCTCCAGTCGGGTCTGACAGATGACCTCAGCAAGCTGACCTTCATGACCAGCACCTTGGCCACAGTGTTTGGGATCCAGGGCTGCAGGCTGACCCACTGTGGCTACACCGGAGAGGATGGAGTGGAG aTCTCAGTGCCTAAGTCTGGCGTGGTGGCCGTGACTGAGCACCTGTTGGCCAACAGTGAGGTCAAGCTGGCCGGACTGGGGGCGCGAGACAGTCTGCGGCTGGAGGCAGGCCTCTGTCTCTATGGCAACAACATCGATGAGTCTACTAttcctgtgggggggggggcaaccctgTTGTGGACTATAG GAAAGCGGCGGCGTCAGGCGAAGGATTTCCCCAGTGCGGAGATCAATCTTCCCCAGATAAAGGTGAAGACAGCGAGGAAGCGTGTGGGTCTGGTGTCCTCGGGACCCCCTGTCAGACAGCACACCCCCATCCTCAGCCCAGAGGGAAAG gtGAGATCACCAGTGGTTGCCCCTCCCCCTGCCTGA